The Branchiostoma floridae strain S238N-H82 chromosome 3, Bfl_VNyyK, whole genome shotgun sequence genomic sequence AATATTGTTGGTGTGAGCAGAACATTGGTACATGAAACAAGTGATATAAGGCAGTGAATGGCAGCTAGAGCTGGTCTTTGTGTTTTATTGAAAAGCTGTCAAAATATTCTACTGTTCTTCACACTAAAGAAATTTAGAAATGTTCTGATAAAATCTGGCTCATTTATAGTTAGAAGGAAAATAACAGGCCTGTCCAGGATTTATCTGCTGTGATCCTACGGCAGCCTGGAGCTTGTGTATCTCCTCTGATGGTCCTGCGATCAGAGAGGTGCCCGTGTCTACAATAGCCTGGCACCCTCCTGCACACAGCTTCTGGTCGCCTACATGTACGCTGGGAGAAGAAAATCTTTCTTTAAGGCTATATCTTTGAGACATTGTGACTTGCATTGACCTGATCATGAAGATCCATACCAACGTCGCACTATCGAGAAAAAAAGCATGTCGATATCATTAATTTATTGGAAAAATTGGTAAAATAAGTAGGTACATAATTCAGATTGGCTAACGGTAACCCAAAAGCAAACTTCCAACATCTTAAAGTCCTGCAACTCCAAAATGCAACATTTCCTGATTGTCTTTATCAGTAACGATATTATTGTTTAATgaaccgtaaaatatttgaaccAAACCCACATCAATCCAATGTTATTGAACATCATAACCCTTCAAGATCATACTTCTAGCTCTTAATGCATGTCTCCAGGATATTGAATTGAATGTAATTGTACATAATAAAAAATGCTGTTTCATGCAATTAATAATGTTGTCATAAACACTTTAGATTCACAAGATAAAAACTTTTCCACACTACTTGTCCTCAGGATTGAATAATAGTTTGGCTAGCTTGCTCACCCGTCCATGTTCAGCTGCCAGTACCCCTGGTATGACACAGGTATGTACGTGAAGTTGCCGGTGTAGTAGGTGGGGTCAGAACCGCCAAGCAGCAACTCTCCTCCTGGTGCCCTCGAGGGGTCCCTGTGGTATTGAAAAGGTTTGTGTCAAAACCACACAGGGTATGATATATGAGAGACATAGCAGCAGCATATGTGTGGATATCTAGCTCAGGTCCGTGCATGATGGTGTGTACCTGACGTATTACATCTTCAGCTGTTTTTgcagacataacgttatatcaaacaTCATATCCATGCAAGTGAACAATGTTCAAGTATCGAATTTGAGGAAAGGCCAGGTTGATGACAGGTATATTGTTGAAGGTACTATCTTATTTACAACAGACCTGTCCAGGTAAAAGGAGAAGACGTTCTTGTCCACCAGTTTTTGGTCCATGATCATGTCAAACACCGGCCGGATGTGGTCCACAGCAATCTGTGGGTAGGCCAGACCCAGGATGCCATCAAATTTACCAGTGGCAAAAGCCGAGCCTGGTTCATTGGTAGCTTCTCCAAACGTCTGGTTCTTGATGACAATAGAGCCAATCTGGGAAGGGGGAGGCGAGAGGGATCAGAGCTACAATAAAAAGTAATCATAATCCTGAGAAAAAAAACCTTTTAACGTTACACATAACgtaacaatgtacattgcaATGTCCTTACCAACAAGCTTGCAGTCAGTCCCCTAACCCGTCTCAAGTTGAGAATACTTAAAGCCTATGTCATCATTGTGACGAGTCTGCATATTTATTTCTCACGGACATTTACCCTTGACCTGCAAATGCGCAAATGTTATTTTATGAAAGGGCTTAATATTGAGGTTCCTGGACAGCTCACCATTACAACGTCTTGACTGAGAAAGCCCGAGAGACTGCCGCTGCCATATGTGATCTTTAGTGGCCGTCCATCCGCTTTGTAGGTACAGGACTTGCTGTGGTTGTACCTTTGATGGTTTGCTGGgataaaaaacaacaatcatGGTGAAGATGTCAAGCATATAGCAATGCTAGAAAATTCAGAAACAATTGAGAAAATTTTACAGAATGACTGAACTTTTAAAATTCAGGGTAACAAGATTTGTTTATTCACAACTGCATATTTGCAAGGGCAGACGTTTTGGTGACCCTCTGTCACCTTCCTCCTTGCAGTAATGACTCAGAATATACTAGTACGCACTACTGCTGGATGCTGTCAATGCTGCAGTGTAACAAATGCAGTTCCATCTGCATGATACACACGCCTCCATCTTAACTTCATTTCCAGTAATCACCTTGCATCAAATTTAGAGCAGCACTGATGTATCTTCTGGTCCTCTACCTTTCTTCTTTATCTGTTAATAGTTTTTATAATCTTTAAGCATGATATCTTACAACATGCAGCACCCTCACACTTGACCGACGGCACCCACAAGTTGGAAGAGCCGGTGTCAAAAATGACGTTGAAGTCCTGAGGTGGGGTTCCAAGGGAGATCACTCCATAATATTGGACCTGAAAGGCATTTTTATTCACAGTATATATGAAGGTTCATAACAGTCATGTGAAGGTTCATGGTcccaaaacaaaacacgtctggacatgTATTAAGAATGGTCCAAACAAGAACAGTTAAGGGTTTTCACCTTTGACAATATTGCCAACAAGACATTTTGCTGTGCAAATGTAGTTGGGACTTCGAACATCCAGATTGTGTGAGAATGTTGTTTCCTGATTAGCAAACATGAACAGAGTtgaaaacatgaaacaaaattacTTTTAAAGGGACCTTTATATATCTGTGAACATGTCCCTTAAGGGGTGATGTCTGCCACCTTTAAAGGCTTTTGTCTGTGTTGTATCTCGTACTGCTTGTTGTACGTACGTCCATGAAGTTCTTCAGACTCTCTGGGGTTGTGCCGTTGGGAGGTGCTGAGTTTTCCAGTACGATGTTGTTGGGGACAGCATTAGAACAAGGATCTTTGTCAGAAGTACTGTTTATACGTCGATGAAAGGAACCAGTCTTCCATAGTTGAATCCTGAATGAAGGTGACAACATTTATGTCTGTTTCAATGAAGTTAAAGTTGACATGACAGCACAATTACAGTTTAAACACTTTTACGGATCCAGCTGCTTAtgcacaggtcaaaggtgaagatcgttgagatgtaaacaaaacataaaTTGGGACATTGTTCTGTAAACTGACCTATGGAGGCCATAGTACCTAGACATGTATTAGCATGGTCCATACTaaattcacctttgacctgcatATGAGCATGTGCAGCTGGGTCAATGAATGGGCTTATTACAACGAAATGAAGAAAATTAGATGACCCACTGAATATTGTAAACAGCTGATAAACAGATTAGGTAGAATTGCAAAATTGTTTAGTACATCAAAACGCTCCATATTACAAACAGAAGATGCAAAGCTTTTTTACCCAacagagttttaaaaaaaagtgccaaGATGCGCAGTATTCTCACCTTTCGAGGCCACTGCAGAGCATGGCGCACATGAGGAAGATGTAAACTTGAGTCAGCATGGTTCTTTTCACCTGTCAGAAATGATAGAATACAAGGTTTGCAAAATTGCTTGTCAGACGATAACTCGAATGGCTGCTGGGCTAAATCGAGATTAAACACAGTTACAGTTGATTAGGAGGATTACAGTTATTAAAGCAGTTGggtagattttggaaacgttcagaCTTTTCTGGTTGCATCAAAGAACTTTCCTCGGCGCAAGGACCTTGGTCGGTGCCACCTGTTGTTCAGCAGGTTTTAACCCAAAGCTATCAACAGATATGCAATTTTTACGTTAGTGAAGATGTTTTAGAGAGGCCGATAGTTGAGACAAAATCAAGACAAAGTTTATGCTTACGAGTAAATTTGCTCATGCTGTTTTAATTACGCTACAGGAGCTATTAAACGTTGTCTTGCTCGGGTGGTAGGGCCGGGGCCCAAGTGCCGAAAGTTCGACACGTATGCCTCATTTTTCCATGTGTGTGGTTGAACGTTGATCTAACGTTAATGAATATATAAGTAAAACACCCTGGTTGATTTAATAAGGTTCTTTGATTTACCATCATACACATAGTAATTGGCACCAGGTTaatattttctaaaatgttgtcatttcaATGAGAACCTTTGAAGTGGGTAAAATTTGGGGCTTATACTCAACAAAAATACCTAATTTTTTATAAAGGAATAGCAACAGAAACGTTTCATTTCAACACGAGTCGTCCTGTGAGCAGAGTTAATTCTCCGTCACACCGAGGAAATGGCCCGTAAAAACATACCTGTATCGATACCAGGAGTGACTCCCACTACAACTGTCGGCTTACAGCTTCAGACTCCGGTTTCAACGTCTGGAGACTTCGTTTGATACGGAGGAGAGTTGAAATCGTCTGGTGCTGCGGTCTCATCAACGTATCGACGCGTATGTGTCAGGCATGGGAAACACGTGATAGGCAGCTGGGAAATGCCGTAAGCTGATCTTGTTAGGACTATCCCATTTAATATTTAAAGGCCGCTTGTGTATTGATTGTGTCGTGATATCAAATATGAAGTGCAAACGCGCCTGGAAGCGCTCACGTCTTCAGACAGCTATAAGGACTAATAATATTGCGCTGGTGCTAATATTACAATATCAAGAGAAAAatcgaaataaaaaaaagtattttcgcCAAAATTGTTGCCCTGAAATGTCTAGAGAGAACGTCCTATAGATGGCTCTTTGTAGTTACATCCGTTGAAGATATATTTTTAAGTCCGTTGGATTATGTGCACACGTGCACACATGTGATGGCAACTCGTGAGTCAATGAGTCATCGGTTGATCGTTGTGACATTGGTAACGTTAAGTGACGGCAAAACAAAGAGTAAGACAGTGTCTTTATTTGGTACGcatgtactgcagcagaacttttctCGAGTTTTGTAAAACAACAGCTTTTCTGGAACTGCACGGAcctttttcttttaaactttAGAAGAGGCTACATTGTGTAACTCAAGACGGAGTTGATGAATGTTGACTTTACCTACTAGATTTTTATTTTAGAACCACGTCAATGCCGAAGGACATGTACATAGGAATTTGCTTTATATTTTACAAATCACAAAGATTGTACAAAGTACCACATTGCCAATTGGTAATTTCTACATCTCCTAGTTGATTATGAAACCATGCCATAACTACTTGACAGAGCTCTTATGCTCCTGCTGTTGATTTAACATGTAGTTGCTCTCATCTGCTGATGAACATACATTAGTTTATACATTTGAATAACCAGCATACTTATTTTATGTACTATGGCACTATGTTAATCTTCTGTCATGATCACTTTCAATGATATGTCAATTGTTCTCATGTACTTCAGATAGCTTTATTTAACACAAATTCAAAAAGGGTTGTTCACATATCCGCTAGATTACAGTGCATGATTGAACACATCTAATGGCAAACTGTGCAACAATCAGAAATATAGACGAGACGAAGGCTCTCATTGTCTGGGGACATACGTTATTGCTTTTTGATGTTAAATCTGCCAGCTTAAGctaacaaaaatacatgaattgcATGTCACATGAagcttagatttttttttaatggatggggtgaatttttttctgtcctaacAAATAAATTTCCATTTTGGGACAGAGGGACAGGTTCTGGAGACATGCCTGGCTGTAACACAAACCATCTGCCTTTGTCCGAAGCTACAGAATCAGTTACAGAAGATTCTTTTGCACTAGAAGAATTTTGGCATGAAGCCGAACGATGGTGATGGTCCCATCCTCCCCCTGCCGTCTCTCATGCCTCGACCTGGGATCACTTGGTGTTCTGGTAGCGGACCAATGGGATCAAACCGCGGTCCCAGGGGAGAGGGTCTGATCGGCTGGGACGGGCCAAACCCCCTCCCCATCCCAGGGGGAAAGAAAGCCCCAGGCATCCCGGGGGGATATCTGTCATAATCTCCTCCGATGAAGCCAGGGGGATATGTTGGGGGGAAGGAGTGGGGAGGGGTGGGAATGGCCCAGGGGGGCGGTGGTGGGTGGAAGGAACGCTGGTGGCGCATCCACTCTCGGGCCTTCTTACGGTCTTGGTAGTGCTTCTTGTACAGCTGCAATGGAACAATCCATGCATTTAATAAGTCTTTTCTGTTTGTAAGTGCTATGAACTACTATGATATCAGTATGTATAGTTGATAATATAAAAAGTcatgaaacaaagaatgaaaaatttAAACTGCATGTAGTCTTCTAGTTCATTACTTACCTCTTTCCAATCCAGggttgatgttttgtttttgatatctaaaaaatacagttggacAAAATTTAGAATTGTTTCATGCCAATCTATTAATATATTTGTTACAATTCCATTgtttcttaattcattgatgagaaaagaatggaaggtcaaaatgccaatttagccaggtagAAAACCTAAAAATAATCCAAGAAATCCATTTTTTTAGAACTCAGTCCTACTGATGCAAATATCTGGAAACTGAAGCACCATTCTCACCTCCAAAGTCCCTGAGGTATCTGAATCTCCAGAGACTCTGGTCATTGGCAACACTGTGTAAGTCCTTACATACAGCAGACAGTCTGACCAGGCTTAACACATCCAGGTGCTGTAACACCATCAACTGGGGACAGATCAGATGGAGCAGGTTTAGTTTTTATATGGTCTAAAATTAAGCAAAGCCTATAATGGTTAAAAGAAAAGGATTTTAAGGCATACTCCAGACAAGTATCCTGTGTCCTGGTTCTGCTAATGATATATTTCTGAATCCCCAAACATTAAGGTATCGGCAACTTCTCATTGAAGTTGAACTAGGCAGCAGTTGCAATATACAGGACCAATATTCTGATACCTCTCTAAGTACCCTCCAGTCCAGATAAATTACAGTCAGGTgtaacatattacatgtacatgtatattgtgaaCAACCATTGGACAAACTGATGCTGAGTAATTTagttaaaaagttaacatatacatttgtatatgtatctatTTATTGTTGTCAATCTACCATTTAAATGGCTGAacaagtcacagtgggagcaTTTCCCAATTGCTCTTGCCATGGATACTATGGACACTTTCAAACTCCAACTCACCTGAATTTCTGCGGACAAGGCCAGAAGACCATGCAGTGCAGGGAGCCCCAGTActataaaaaaagtcaaatttgtTTAAATCTCATTCTGGGCCAAACAACCTAACTGTTATGACACAATCACACctacatataaaagatactAGCTTAGCAGCTGATGTTGCTCTTAGAATACTACGTAAGATAAGAAAATACTTACCCTGTCTCATGTCAGCCAGTAAGGGTTGAGCCACCGAATCCTTAAACACTTTAGACAACTGGGGAAGGTTCTTGTAGACTCTATCAGGGTCTGAAGAGCAATTTGGAATCAATTAGTAGTAAAAaaaacagggctgtctccagtttTTCAGTCCCACTCATTGCTTAGAAGTCCATGTTGTGGATTTTCATTTTATataatctgtcattttaagctcacTACTTTTTCATTAGTTttgtgtcatgaagttcagatttttttgacGGACATGGTGAAAGTTTTGTCCATCCTTACAGGCACATTTCCATGCCAGGATGAAGGGACGGGacttggagacagccctggaaaAACATATTAAATGTTTATATACAATAATCAATCATCTTAAGCTAAAAATGTAACTGAGCATGGCAATTGGCCACTACAATCAACTTCAATCACAGAGTTAGTttcaaagatgatgatgatgattaaaatGTAGTTCTTCTGACCTTGTACATTGTGAAATGTGAAACTGTCAGTCTTCAGCTGGACCTGGTGGTGCATGCTGGGATTACTCCCAGTAACCACACCTGTACATCAACATATCAAACACAAGTTATTAGCATTTTGCAGCTATGTTTAGCTGTTAAGCTTAATCAACATCAAAAGTCCCTATatctatgttgatttgatcatatggatgccTACGTCTGCTACGTACCATGAACCATCAAGAGGGACCCCATAGGAACCATAGTGAGACCGCATGATGACCCCTCACAGGCCATGTGTCTGTAGGTCATCTTGTACATTCCTGGTGACTTCCACCCATTAGGAAGGGTAAAACCATTGATGCTCTCTTGGTCTTCTGGGGAAGATGGCTCCTGAGCATGAGAAAAATGGATGCATATAGAtcagtactagtacatacaaaacaaatgcCTGACCTCAACAATTCtaacaaaaatgtcaaagaaatAGATATAATAATGTTCcaagacatgaaaaataaagGGAAAGGTAAAAGAAGTCTGATAGCCATTTTGGCACCGTAAGGACAGTTGGTTGTTAAAAAACAGTGCCCTTTCCTATCCTTTCACTGTTTTCCAACTGAAATCAGGTGCCCATGTTTACACCAGGGTGGGGTGAagaaaagtgcatttcccaagaaCACAATGTCTAGCAAGGAATCTAACCCataacatttttgtgtgtgtctgttagcCTTGCCACTTGGTACTACAAAGGGGTCTGGTACCAGAAAGTTATTTTGAATCCAGAATCATTTTCTTgacaaacaacagaaatatttttaatacCATCTTTCACTCTCACCTTTGCTGAAAATCCACTTTCCATCATAAGCACATGTAGCACCATACACAGCGCATCATGTCTGCTCTTCACATCATTGGCACGGTAGACTTGTTGTAGCACCAATGGCACAGAGTCCACCGTTGCTTCCCGACACAGCATTGGTTCTGAGGGGATCCCTCCCACCCCTGCACCCTCCATTGATAGGCTCACAGCTTCCTCTTC encodes the following:
- the LOC118411257 gene encoding F-box only protein 7-like translates to MLAVNVIFRPITDIYLCSLQMMVTLHLQSIFQCIRRPCEKVDRAIDPVTQRWRTANTRNDYQKINVCVVPAYDDSLSTGVRMKLRVKISGQKTRVDVGQDCHTLGTLRTLLAPVLGEQYGLGDDMPFEISLNGRDALLGDDKPLSDLGIVSGDLIHILLASVDQPSTNHNTQQQGQHPSSPEHPQPSTNHRAQPQGQDHSSSEQACGLRKETDNTKQTEHAASCGNDTKLATSKSDTTKADPDKALSKNPVNKDEKETVVVDTEESAVNDGDGQDKEVLMDVEEEEAVSLSMEGAGVGGIPSEPMLCREATVDSVPLVLQQVYRANDVKSRHDALCMVLHVLMMESGFSAKEPSSPEDQESINGFTLPNGWKSPGMYKMTYRHMACEGSSCGLTMVPMGSLLMVHGVVTGSNPSMHHQVQLKTDSFTFHNVQDPDRVYKNLPQLSKVFKDSVAQPLLADMRQVLGLPALHGLLALSAEIQLMVLQHLDVLSLVRLSAVCKDLHSVANDQSLWRFRYLRDFGDIKNKTSTLDWKELYKKHYQDRKKAREWMRHQRSFHPPPPPWAIPTPPHSFPPTYPPGFIGGDYDRYPPGMPGAFFPPGMGRGFGPSQPIRPSPLGPRFDPIGPLPEHQVIPGRGMRDGRGRMGPSPSFGFMPKFF
- the LOC118411258 gene encoding cathepsin D-like; the encoded protein is MLTQVYIFLMCAMLCSGLERIQLWKTGSFHRRINSTSDKDPCSNAVPNNIVLENSAPPNGTTPESLKNFMDVQYYGVISLGTPPQDFNVIFDTGSSNLWVPSVKCEGAACSNHQRYNHSKSCTYKADGRPLKITYGSGSLSGFLSQDVVMIGSIVIKNQTFGEATNEPGSAFATGKFDGILGLAYPQIAVDHIRPVFDMIMDQKLVDKNVFSFYLDRDPSRAPGGELLLGGSDPTYYTGNFTYIPVSYQGYWQLNMDGVHVGDQKLCAGGCQAIVDTGTSLIAGPSEEIHKLQAAVGSQQINPGQYLVDCGRLDSLPVVSFQFGDKLFNLTGQEYTVKEQATPTTQICLVGFMPMDIPNPRGPLWILGDVFIGQYYTEFDRGNNRVGFARAK